One Oncorhynchus nerka isolate Pitt River linkage group LG5, Oner_Uvic_2.0, whole genome shotgun sequence genomic window carries:
- the sqstm1 gene encoding sequestosome-1 — MSMTVKAYLLGKEHMPKEIRRFAVDQDVSTSFEYLNRKVVDVFSTLRNVPYQMFYKDEDGDMIAFSTDDELIMGLTCIKDDTFRLFIKEKKEHRREFPAFAFPGGVPPFAFPPHPGAPHMGPPPPHGPPPHGHGPHGPPMVHPNVTCDECEGPVAGTRFKCTVCSNYDLCSPCQAKGLHKEHVLLPIWHPFNNTFEWFPRGKWMRKMRHCMWAQAQSQAQPGPSGSQPGPSGSQPGQAAPEDSQPSSDASSASSQQSQANMDYLKNIGEGVAAMLSPLGIDVDIDVEHEGKRTKVMTPNPTPPGSGGHPGARSDNGTGWSEGAGANEGDMEVDELSSLGSASGLAKGGKDTGGSGDEEWTHVTSKEVDPSTGELQSLRVGEEGSLEALGSLTPSQGPSQEPLKSLTLAEAAAYPHLPQDADPRLVESLSQMLSMGFTDEGGWLTRLLHTKDCDVGAALDTIHYSKPPQK, encoded by the exons ATGTCTATGACCGTGAAAGCCTATCTCCTTGGGAAGGAACACATGCCGAAAGAAATTCGTCGCTTTGCCGTCGACCAAGATGTTTCAACGAGTTTTGAGTATTTGAATCGAAAGGTTGTTGATGTTTTCTCAACACTGCGAAATGTCCCCTACCAAATGTTTTACAAAG ACGAGGACGGTGACATGATCGCCTTCTCCACCGACGATGAGCTCATCATGGGCCTCACCTGCATCAAGGACGACACCTTCCGCCTCTTCATCAAGG AGAAGAAGGAGCACAGGCGTGAGTTCCCTGCTTTTGCTTTCCCGGGCGGTGTCCCTCCTTTCGCCTTCCCCCCTCACCCTGGAGCACCCCATATGGGGCCCCCTCCACCCCATGGCCCACCACCTCATGGTCATGGCCCTCACGGGCCCCCCATGGTGCACCCCAACGTGACCTGTGATGAATGCGAGGGCCCGGTGGCAGGGACCCGTTTCAAGTGCACTGTGTGCTCCAACTACGACCTATGCTCCCCGTGCCAGGCCAAGGGACTCCACAAGGAACACGTCCTCCTACCCATCTGGCACCCCTTCAACAACACATTTGAG TGGTTCCCTCGTGGGAAGTGGATGCGGAAGATGAGACACTGCATGTGGGCTCAGGCCCAAAGCCAGGCCCAGCCTGGTCCCTCTGGGTCCCAGCCTGGTCCCTCTGGGTCCCAGCCAGGCCAGGCGGCCCCCGAGGACAGTCAGCCATCCTCTGATGCCTCATCTGCTTCCTCCCAGCAGTCCCAGGCCAATATGGATTACCTAAAGAACATTGGAGAAGGGGTGGCAGCCATGCTTAGCCCACTGG GTATCGATGTGGATATTGACGTGGAGCACGAggggaagaggaccaaggtgATGACCCCCAACCCGACCCCACCCGGGTCAGGAGGCCACCCCGGTGCTAGGAGTGACAACGGGACAGGGTGGTCTGAGGGAGCAGGGGCAAACGAGGGAGACATGGAGGTGGACGAGCTGAGCAGCCTGGGGAGCGCCAGTGGTTTGGCTAAG GGTGGTAAAGACACTGGGGGCAGTGGTGACGAGGAATGGACTCACGTGACCTCCAAGGAGGTGGACCCCTCTACTGGAGAGCTCCAGTCTCTCAGGGTGGGTGAGGAGGGCTCACTGGAAGCCCTAGGGTCCCTCACCCCTTCCCAGGGTCCCTCACAGGAACCACTGAAGTCCCTCACTCTCGCTGAGGCCGCAGCCTACCCCCACTTGCCTCAAG ATGCAGACCCACGCCTGGTGGAGTCGCTGTCCCAGATGCTGTCCATGGGCTTCACAGACGAGGGTGGCTGGCTCACCCGTCTTCTCCACACCAAGGACTGCGACGTTGGGGCTGCCCTGGACACCATTCACTACTCCAAACCCCCCCAGAAGTAA